GATATCTTCAATCTCGGCTTCTGTAACTGTATCCAAAGTTTCAAGAATTGCTGCGGGGAGAATATCCATACCCACCAGTTCATCTTTATTTTTGAGTTTCATGGCTTTCACCCCACGAGTTGCCCTACTTAAAGGACGTAGTTGTTCGTGGTTGCACCGGAAATTAATCGCCATCCCGTTACGAGAACCAATGATTACACTGTCCTCTACTCTGGCGCGTCGCACCCAGCGCAGTTGGTCGCCTTCTTCTAAGGAAATGGCAATCAAACCATTGGCGCGAATGTGACTAAACGCTGCCAATTCGGTTTTCTTGATATAGCCGCCCTTGGTGAGCATGACCAGATATTCTTCACTGCTAAACTCGTCAACAGGTACAATCGAGGTAATTTTTTCTTCTTTGGGAATGGGTAGCATTTGGACAATTGGTGTACCGCGACTAGTACGCGAACCAACAGGAATTTGATACGCCCTCAAGCAGTAAACGACGCCACGCTCGCTAAAGAATAAAACACTATCGTGATCGCAGCAAGTTAAGAAATGCTCAACGGTATCGTCATCTTTCACCTTAGCAGCGGCTTTGCCTCTAGTAGCACGGCTTTGTGCCTCAAAGGTGTTAACTGGCATCCGCTTGATGTAACCTTGCTCGGTGATCAGAATTATCGCTTTTTCATTAGCAATCAAATCACGGTCATCTAAGTCACCTTCCCCTGGCAAAATCACTGTCCGCCGGGGTGTGGCGAAGCTAGTTTTTAGCTGTGCAACTTCCGTTTCAATGATTTCCAGCACTCGCTCCCGTCGTGCCAAAATATCCTGCAAGTCGGCAATTTGCGATTGTAAGTCGTCGTGTTCTTGACGAATTTTGTCTGCTTCTAAGGCAGTCAACCGCCGTAACTGCATCTGCAAAATCGCGTCTGCTTGTACTTCCGAAAGCCCGTAAGTTGTGATTAACTCACCTTTAGCTGTAGGCGCGTCAGGAGCATGGCGAATCAAGTTAATAATTGCATCTAAATGAGATAGAGCAATCAATAAACCTTGCAAAATATGGTCGCGTTCCTCAGCTTTTCGTAGTTCGTAACGTGTGCGTCTGGCAATGGATTCGATGCGGAAATCCAAAAAGACGTTTAGGAACTGCTTGAGAGTGAGAATTTGCGGTTCGCTATTCACTAACGCCAGCATATTCGCGCCAAAGTTGGCTTGTAGTGGCGTTTGCTTGTAGAGGTTGTTCAACACGACGCGAGGATAGGCATCACGCTTGAGTTCGATGACGATTCGCATCCCGTCGCGATCGCTTTCATCCCGAATGTCTGCAATTCCCTCTAATCGCTTTTCATTCACCATTTCAGCGATTTTTTCAATCAGCGCCGCTTTGTTGGTTTGGTAGGGCAGCTCGGTGATGATGATCGCTTCCCTTTCTGGTCGTCCACGCTGTTCGATGGTTTCAATATTAGCTACGCCGCGCATAGTAATCGAACCGCGCCCAGTGGTGTAAGCTTCCCGAATCGCAGCTGTTCCCAAAATCTGCGCCCCAGTCGGAAAGTCTGGGCCGTGGATATACTGCATTAATTCGAGATCAGTGATTTCTGGATTGTGAATTAGTGCCACTAAGCCATCAATCAATTCACCTAAGTTGTGGGGAGGGATGTTAGTCGCCATCCCCACAGCAATCCCAGAGGAACCATTTAGTAGTAACTGCGGGACACGTGCCGGCAGGACTGTTGGTTCTTGCTGAGAACCATCGAAGTTATCAGCAAAGTCTACTGTTTCTGATTCAATGTCGTGCAGTAGTCCAGCACTAGTTAAAGCTTGCAAACGGCATTCTGTGTATCGCATTGCCGCTGGCGGATCGTTGTCTACGGAACCGAAGTTACCGTGTCCGTTAACTAAGGGCGATCGCATCGAAAAATCTTGTGCCATCCGCACCAAGGCATCGTATACTGCCGTGTCACCGTGGGGGTGATATTTACCCAATACTTCCCCCACCACACGAGCGCATTTCTTAAAGGGGCGATCGTGTGTCAGACCTAGCTCGTGCATTGCGTACAGTATGCGACGATGCACAGGTTTTAGACCATCCCTGGCATCTGGCAATGCCCGACCCACTATCACGCTCATGGCGTATTCCAGATAAGACTGCGACATTTCGTTCCGCAAGTCTGTCGGGATAATCCTCTCCTGTGAGAATGTCATAACCTAAAAATCTCCAAAAATCGTAGATTTTAGCCTTTATACTCGGCAAAGCGCAAAATTACTCTAAATTGCTCTTGAATAATTGCTATATTTTGTTACAATGTTAACACATATTGCCTTTTTTTGCCTGAATAGCTAACATAGACGGCTCGTCAAATGCCCATGTATTTAGGCTGAAAGACTGTTAGTTAAATTTGCAAGTAATTGAGTTAGAAATTCGGCAAAATAATAGTACAATTTTACCAATTATTAGGCTGTTTGGGATTTACGCAAGAACTATCTGAAACTCTTACTTATTCGTATTCTTGGCGTCTGGCTGTCCTAAAAGCAGATGAAGCGTCCATACAGTTAATTAGTTTTTTCATCAATTTGCCTAATTACTGCGATTATTTACCTGAAATTCCGAGTATTTAATGACTTTCCAACAATTACAAATAGGTGACTACTTTCGGATACGAGGAATGAGTTCCGCTTACGTCTATAGGAAGGCTAGCAGTTCATGTTGCAGCCTAAACGCTCTATTACAGCCGATTCGACCTGGAACCACAGTTACACCGCTGACTCAGGCAGAAATTGCTAAGTATTTTGCAGTCAAAGAAGAATTCCTTAAAAACCTTAAGTAATTGTAATTTCTTAATTACGAATTACGAATTACGAATTACGAATTAATTCAGTGGCTTCCTCCTGAGATTTAAGTTGAGATGCAATCAAGGGAACTTTGGGAGCCAGAAAAAATCCCATCAAACTAGCAAACAGAATTGGTGTAAAGGGGCTGAAGTTAGTCAGTTTTGAAAGTAACAAAGTAGTACTTATAGGTGTGCGCGTTACAGCTGCATTAATAGCTGCCATCGTACAAATCATCGCCAGGGCTGGATTCAGTCCCGGAATTAAAACTGTGATCGCTTTACCGATACAAGCACCAGTAAAAAACAACGGGATAATGAATCCACCACGCCAGCCACCTGTGACAGTCACGCTAATGGCAGCCATTTTACCAAGGGCTAGAGTCAAGAGGAAAATAGCAGAAAAGTTAGTATCGAGGACTGATTCTAACTCTTCATGTCCAAAATAACGGGTGAGTGGCAAGAGAACTGCTAAACTTCCTAGTCCCAGTCCAGCCAGTGTGGTGCGGACATAAATGGGGCCGGGAATCAAAGTAAATAAGCGATCGCAACCCCGAAAAATTGCCATAAAAATCCATCCTGCGATCGCCCCAA
This region of Nostoc sp. UHCC 0302 genomic DNA includes:
- the gyrA gene encoding DNA gyrase subunit A encodes the protein MTFSQERIIPTDLRNEMSQSYLEYAMSVIVGRALPDARDGLKPVHRRILYAMHELGLTHDRPFKKCARVVGEVLGKYHPHGDTAVYDALVRMAQDFSMRSPLVNGHGNFGSVDNDPPAAMRYTECRLQALTSAGLLHDIESETVDFADNFDGSQQEPTVLPARVPQLLLNGSSGIAVGMATNIPPHNLGELIDGLVALIHNPEITDLELMQYIHGPDFPTGAQILGTAAIREAYTTGRGSITMRGVANIETIEQRGRPEREAIIITELPYQTNKAALIEKIAEMVNEKRLEGIADIRDESDRDGMRIVIELKRDAYPRVVLNNLYKQTPLQANFGANMLALVNSEPQILTLKQFLNVFLDFRIESIARRTRYELRKAEERDHILQGLLIALSHLDAIINLIRHAPDAPTAKGELITTYGLSEVQADAILQMQLRRLTALEADKIRQEHDDLQSQIADLQDILARRERVLEIIETEVAQLKTSFATPRRTVILPGEGDLDDRDLIANEKAIILITEQGYIKRMPVNTFEAQSRATRGKAAAKVKDDDTVEHFLTCCDHDSVLFFSERGVVYCLRAYQIPVGSRTSRGTPIVQMLPIPKEEKITSIVPVDEFSSEEYLVMLTKGGYIKKTELAAFSHIRANGLIAISLEEGDQLRWVRRARVEDSVIIGSRNGMAINFRCNHEQLRPLSRATRGVKAMKLKNKDELVGMDILPAAILETLDTVTEAEIEDIETVETVETIETVETEDIEITEINEESTEVPSNGIVGPWVLVITMGGYGKRVPVGQFRLQNRAGQGLMATKFKNRKTKDKLATLRIVNNDDDEIMMVTNRGIIIRQAVNAISIQSRSATGVRVQRLDEDDAITGVAIVPPDAGDAEEAE